The DNA sequence CGGTGAGGCGCGACAGCTCTTCCGCGATGTCGATGCGGATGCCGTACATCGTCACTTCCTGACGAATGCGCTCCGCCGCTTCCTCGCGCGTGACGATCGTCGCGCTGCCTTCCGGCGCCGCGAGGCCAAGCGCTTCCTGCAGCCGCTCGACGATCTTCTGCTGATGTTTCGCGATCAGCTCCGGCACGAGCGGCGTGATGCGCGCGACGATCGCCTCCATTTCGGTGACGTTCGACAGCAGCATCGTCGCAAGTTGCGCGCCTTCGCGCGAGCGCACCACGACCAGCTCGCCGATCGCTTCCTTGCCGCACGCGAGCACCGCGTCGCGGATCGCGTCCGCCGACACGCCGCTCTCGGCCAGCACGCCGGGCCAGCGCAGGACTTCACCGGCGCGCAGGCGGCCGACGCCCGGGAACGCATCGAGCACGGAGCGCTCGAGCTCGGCGAGCTGGCCGAGCGCCGTCTGGTTCAGCGCGCCCGCGCCGATGCTCTGCTCGCCGCGCTGCAGGTTGATACGGACGTCGACCTTGCCGCGCGACAGCTTGTTCATCAGCATTTCGCGCAGCGCCGGCTCGCATGCGCGCACGTCGTCGGGCATCCGGAAATTGAGGTCGAGGAAACGCGAGTTCACGGTGCGCAGTTCGACCGACACGCTCGCGCCGCCGTTGCCGGCAGCCGTCGCGAGTTCGCGCGTCGCGCTCGCATAGCCCGTCATGCTGTAGATCATGGTTCGTCTCGCCGTGGGTGTGCCCGGATCGGGCGGGAATAAGTCGAGGCGCCCGGCGCATTGCAAGGCGCGGGGCGGGAAGCGCGCATTATCCCATTTTTGCGCGCGACCCCGCCGGGCAAGGCCGCCGTTCGGCGCTAAAATCGGGGTTTCCTCTTCCGTGCCCGATTCCCGATGACGTCATCCCTGTCCCGCCCGAGCGGCCGTCGCGCCGACGAACTGCGCAAGGTCGCCCTCACGCGCCACTACACGAAACACGCCGAAGGCTCGGTGCTCGTCGAATTCGGCGATACCAAGGTGATCTGCACGGCAAGCGTCGTGGAACGCGTGCCCGAATTCCTGCGCGAGCGCGGCCAGGGCTGGCTGACCGCCGAATACGGGATGCTGCCGCGCGCGACGCACACACGCAGCGATCGCGAAGCGGCGCGCGGCAAGCAGACGGGCCGCACGCAGGAGATTCAGCGCCTGATCGGCCGCGCGCTGCGCGCGGTGTTCGATCTGGAAGCGCTCGGCCCGCGCACCATCAACATCGACTGCGACGTGATCCAGGCCGACGGCGGCACGCGCACGGCGAGCATCACCGGCGCGTTCGTCGCCGCGCACGACGCCGTGTCGAAGCTGATCGCGGCCGGCAAGCTCGCGCGCTCGCCGATCACCGATCACGTCGCGGCGATCTCGGTCGGCGTGTACGAAGGCGCGCCCGTGCTCGACCTCGACTACGCGGAAGACTCGCGCTGCGACACCGACATGAACGTCGTGATGACGGGCGCCGGCGGCTTCGTCGAAGTCCAGGGCACCGCCGAAGGCGTGCCGTTCTCGCGCGCCGAAATGAACGCGCTGCTCGACCTCGCGCAAGCCGGCATCGGCCGGCTCGTGCAGCTGCAGAAGGACGTTCTGGGCGCCGACCATGTCTGACGATCGCACTGCCGCGCCGCTGTCGCGCATCGTGCTCGCGTCGAACAACGCCGGCAAGCTGCGCGAATTCGCGGCGCTGTTCTCGACGGTCGGCATCGAGATCGTCCCGCAGGGCGAACTGGCCGTGCCCGAGGCCGACGAGCCGTTCGGCACGTTCATCGAGAATGCGCTGACCAAGGCGCGCCATGCGGCGCGCCTCACCGGCCTGCCGGCGATCGCCGACGATTCCGGCCTGTGCGTGCGCGCGCTGCGCGGCGCGCCGGGCGTCTATTCGGCGCGCTATGCGCAGCGTGCCGGCGGCGCTCGCGGCGACGCGGCGAACAACGCGCATCTGGTCGAGCAGCTGCGCGGCGTCGACGACCGCCGCGCCTACTATTGCTGCGTGCTCGCGCTGGTGCGTCATCCGGACGATCCCGAGCCGCTGTTCGCCGAAGGGCGCTGGCTCGGCGAGATCGTCGACACCCCGCGCGGCGAGCACGGCTTCGGCTACGACCCGTATTTCTACGTGCCGGCGCTCGGCGCCACGGCCGCCGAGCTCGAGCCGTCCGTGAAGAACACGCACAGCCATCGAGCGCTTGCGCTCGACGCGCTGCTCGCGCGGCTCGCAGAGGAAACCGCATGATCGTCTACGTCACGCCTTCGCAACCGGAGGCCGCATGAGCCAGGCGGCGCAAACCGGCGCACGCGTCGTCGCAACGTTCACGTCGCCCGGGCAGGTGCGGCTCACGTCGCTACCGCCGCTCGCGCTGTACGTGCATTTTCCGTGGTGCGTGCGCAAGTGCCCGTACTGCGATTTCAATTCGCACGAATGGAAAGGCGAGCGCTTCCCGGAAACCGAGTATCTCGACGCGCTGCGCGCCGATCTCGAGCAGGCGCTGCCGCTCGTGTGGGGCCGCCAGGTGCATACGGTGTTCATCGGCGGCGGCACGCCGAGCCTGCTGTCGGCGGCCGGCCTCGACCGGCTGCTGTCCGACGTGCGCGCGCTGCTGCCGCTCGACGCGGATGCCGAGATCACGCTCGAGGCGAACCCCGGCACGTTCGAAGCGGCGAAGTTCGCGCAGTTTCGCGCGAGCGGCGTGAACCGCCTGTCGGTCGGCATCCAGAGCTTCAACGAAGGTCATCTGAAGGCGCTCGGCCGCATTCACGACACGGCGCAGGCGCGCGCGGCCGTCGAGATCGCCGCGCAGACCTTCGACAACTTCAACCTCGACCTGATGTTCGCGCTGCCCAACCAGACGCTCGCCGAATGCCGCGCCGACATCGAGACGGCGCTGTCGTATGCGCCACCGCATCTGTCGCTCTATCACCTGACGCTCGAGCCGAACACGCTGTTCGCGAAGTTCCCGCCGGTCGTGCCGGACGACGACGCGTCGGCCGACATGCAGGAATGGATCCACGAGCGCACGGCCGAGGCCGGCTACGGCCGCTACGAGGTGTCCGCGTATGCGAAGCCGAATCATCAGTGCAAGCACAACCTGAATTACTGGCGCTTCGGCGACTATCTCGGAATCGGCGCGGGCGCCCACACGAAGCTGTCGTTCCCGAACCGGATCCTGCGCCAGGCGCGCTACAAGCATCCGGCCACCTTCATCGAACAGGCGATGGCCGGCACGCCGGTGCAGGAAGAACGCGAAGTGGGCGCGCGCGACCTGCCGTTCGAGTTCATGCTGAACACGCTGCGGCTCGTGGAGGGCTTTCCGGTGCACAGCTTCGCCGAACGCACCGGCCTGCCGATGGGCACGATCGAGCCGGCGCTGAACGAAGCGGAACGCCGTGGGCTCATCACGCGCGACTTCACGCAGATCGCGCCGACGCCGCTCGGCCAGCGCTTTCTCAACGACCTGCAGGAATTGTTCCTGCGCGACGATTGACGCGGAACGACGCGGCATTTCGGTTACAATGCACGCCTCGCGTGG is a window from the Burkholderia vietnamiensis LMG 10929 genome containing:
- a CDS encoding YicC/YloC family endoribonuclease, which translates into the protein MIYSMTGYASATRELATAAGNGGASVSVELRTVNSRFLDLNFRMPDDVRACEPALREMLMNKLSRGKVDVRINLQRGEQSIGAGALNQTALGQLAELERSVLDAFPGVGRLRAGEVLRWPGVLAESGVSADAIRDAVLACGKEAIGELVVVRSREGAQLATMLLSNVTEMEAIVARITPLVPELIAKHQQKIVERLQEALGLAAPEGSATIVTREEAAERIRQEVTMYGIRIDIAEELSRLTAHLNETRHVIEKGGRVGKRLDFMMQELNREANTLGSKAAAKELADASMALKLLIEQMREQVQNLE
- the rdgB gene encoding RdgB/HAM1 family non-canonical purine NTP pyrophosphatase, which gives rise to MSDDRTAAPLSRIVLASNNAGKLREFAALFSTVGIEIVPQGELAVPEADEPFGTFIENALTKARHAARLTGLPAIADDSGLCVRALRGAPGVYSARYAQRAGGARGDAANNAHLVEQLRGVDDRRAYYCCVLALVRHPDDPEPLFAEGRWLGEIVDTPRGEHGFGYDPYFYVPALGATAAELEPSVKNTHSHRALALDALLARLAEETA
- the rph gene encoding ribonuclease PH, with amino-acid sequence MTSSLSRPSGRRADELRKVALTRHYTKHAEGSVLVEFGDTKVICTASVVERVPEFLRERGQGWLTAEYGMLPRATHTRSDREAARGKQTGRTQEIQRLIGRALRAVFDLEALGPRTINIDCDVIQADGGTRTASITGAFVAAHDAVSKLIAAGKLARSPITDHVAAISVGVYEGAPVLDLDYAEDSRCDTDMNVVMTGAGGFVEVQGTAEGVPFSRAEMNALLDLAQAGIGRLVQLQKDVLGADHV
- the hemW gene encoding radical SAM family heme chaperone HemW; this translates as MSQAAQTGARVVATFTSPGQVRLTSLPPLALYVHFPWCVRKCPYCDFNSHEWKGERFPETEYLDALRADLEQALPLVWGRQVHTVFIGGGTPSLLSAAGLDRLLSDVRALLPLDADAEITLEANPGTFEAAKFAQFRASGVNRLSVGIQSFNEGHLKALGRIHDTAQARAAVEIAAQTFDNFNLDLMFALPNQTLAECRADIETALSYAPPHLSLYHLTLEPNTLFAKFPPVVPDDDASADMQEWIHERTAEAGYGRYEVSAYAKPNHQCKHNLNYWRFGDYLGIGAGAHTKLSFPNRILRQARYKHPATFIEQAMAGTPVQEEREVGARDLPFEFMLNTLRLVEGFPVHSFAERTGLPMGTIEPALNEAERRGLITRDFTQIAPTPLGQRFLNDLQELFLRDD